GAGTCGCGCAGCATCCGCACGCTGGAGTTGGCCGGGTCATCCGGGTCGTGCGGGAACACGTCGAAGACGGTGCGCCCGACCAGGTCCTCCAGCCGGCTGGCGGTCACCCGCAGGTAGGCCGCGTTCGCGGTCACGTACCGCAGCTCGCGGTCCAGCAACATGTAGGGATTGGGCGACAGCTCGAAGAGCGTGCGGAAGTCGAAGGGTGCCTGCATCCATTCACCGGGGAGGGTCTGAACCTCGCCGCCTTTCCTGGGGGGCCGCCGCGTGTCGCGGGAAAGGGAAATACCCGCCCAGTGTACGGAGAACACCCCCAACACACCGGTCAAAAGACCCGGGCACCACTTCCTCCCGTGCGCCAGGCCCCCTGCAAGGCGGCCTTGTGGACACCACTCAACACCTGTCTGGCCCGGTCCCCCCTCGGCCTTCCACATCCGTCCTGGCTGTAAGATTGGGCGGGTATTCCAGACCTCCTGTTTCCCATGATATGAGATTATTACCGCCAAGGCGGTGTAATCCCACATGACCGGGGTGTGCGGCAGGGGGTCGCCTTGGATGGGAGGGGAAGCCACCTCCCGGCCTCCGCCAGAGCGCTCGTGCCCGGCAGGAGGTCTGTCGCCAGATGCTCGCCGTTCCAGAACCGTTGTCGCTGGATGACTCGGAAGCGGTCACCTCCCGCGCGTTCGACCGTCGTGCCCTGACGGCGTCGGTGCGGGAGCTGTCGGTGGTGGCCAACGGGCGCGGCCTGTGGGCCGTGGCGCGCCAGTGGCTGATGATCGCGCTGTGCGTGGCGTTCGTGGTGCAGGTGGACCGCTGGTGGGCGTGGGTGCTGGCCGCGGTGGTCATCTCCACGCGGCAGCACGCGCTGCTGAGCCTGGTGCACGAGGCGGCGCACTTCCACCTGCTCACGAATCGCAAGCTCAACGACGTGGTGGCGGACCTGCTGTGCGCGTTCCCCACCAACATCACCACGGAGGGCTACCGCAAGGAGCACGCGGAGCACCACCGCTACGTCAACACGGACAGGGACCCGTACTGGCTCACGGCGCAGCGCGACCACGCGTGGATGTTCCCGCGCACGCGCTGGGGCACGGTGCTGGTGCTGCTGGGGGACATGGTGGGCTTCTTCACCCTCTCCCACCTGCGCATCGTCATCCCCTGGTCCTATACGGGCCGCTCGATGGGCAAGGGCGGCCCGCCCGTCTCCCGCGCCGAGCACATCCGCTACGTGCTCTGGCTCGCGGGCCTCATCACCTTCCTCACGCTGACGGGCGGCTGGCTGTACTACCTGCTGCTGTGGTCGGTGCCGTCGCTGACGCTGATGATGATGGCGTTCCGCATCCGCGCGGTGGTGGAGCACCCCTTCACCCCCGCCAGCCCGGACGAGACGCACGAGACGCGCGACGTGGCGGCCGCCACGTGGTTCGAGCGCTTCTTCATCGCGCCCTTCAACGCGAGCTACCACCTGTCCCATCACCTCTTCCCGTCCGTGCCCTACTACCACCTGCCCGCGCTGCACGAGCGGCTCAAGCAGACGGAGCTGTACCGCCCCGGGGAGAACCATTTCCAGACGTACCTGGGCGGGGAGAAGAGCGCGTGGAACTTCCTCACGTCCTCCGGCCGCAATTGATTGCGTGATACAATGCATGTGAAGGATTGAAGCCGCACGTGTCACAGCGTGGCGGCCTTTCCCCTGGAGGCTCCCTCGTGGCGCCTCCAGGCGTGGGAAGCGCCCGCCCGTCCGCGGTGCCACCAGGCATGTTTCACTCTGAAACCAGACGCCCGCCGCGCCGCTGATACAGCAGCCTGGCGTCCTGGGGACGTGCCGAAATACCCCACCCCATGGCTTGAACACAGACGAACGATCGCGGTGTTTTCGTGCCTGCGATTCGCCAGGTCCCCCTTTGCATGCCCGCCAATCCCGGCGCGGCGACAGGGCGCCCGGGGGACCTCCGCCACGCGCCGCGGGCGGAGGGAGGCAGCACCCCCGGCCCGCCTTTTTCACCTGGCCGTAGGAGAGAACTTGAGAAGGCAGCTCATTGGGTTCCTCGTGGCGTTGGGCGCGATGCACACCGGCTGCGGTGGCGCTCCGGACTTCACCTCCACCGCGGGCGACGACGACTCGCTGGTGACGACCGGCGACGCGCTCGCGAGCGCGTCCACGATGTTCGACGACGCGCTCGGTTCGGGCTGGCAGGACTGGTCCTGGGCGACGCACAGCCTCGGCGCGACGAGCCCCGTGTACGCGGGCACCCGCTCCGTCTCCGCGACCTTCGGCCCCTGGAAGGGCCTGTACTTCCACCACGCGGGCGTGCCCACCACGGGGTACGGCTTCGTGGAGCTGCAGGTGAACGCGGGCGCGACGTCCAACCCCGCCATCGCGCTCTACGCGAGCGTGGGCGGCGTGGCGAAGCCGCCCGTGGCCCTCAACCCCACCTGCGCGGGCGGCACGCTGAAGGCCAACGCGTGGACGCTGTGCCGCATGCCCCTGTCCACGCTGGGCGCGGCGAACGGCACCCTGGACGGGTTGGTGGTGATGGAGAACGCGGGCCGCACGCTGCCCGTGATGTACTTCGACAACGTGCGTCTGGCGGCGAGCACCACCGCCCCTTCCGCCCCCACGGGCCTGAAGGCCACCGGCTCCACGACGGACGTCGCCCTCACCTGGGGCGCGGTGACGGGCGCCACGGGCTACCACGTCTACCGCGCCACGTCGCAGACGGGCACCTACGCGCGGCTCACCTCCTCCGCCCTCACCGCCGCGTCCTACAAGGACACCAGCGCGGCCGTGGGCACCACGTACTGGTACGCCGTCACCGCGCTGAACGCGGCCGGTGAGAGCGCGAAGTCCACGGCGGTGTCCGGCAAGCGGACCTCCTCCACCACCGTGACCGTGAGCGTCACCCCCACCAGCGCGACGCTGGCCCTGGGCGGCGTGCAGACCTTCACCGCGACGGTGACGGGCAGCACCAACACGGCGGTGACGTGGAGCGTCCTGGAAGGCTCCACGGGCGGCACCGTCACCTCCAGCGGCACGTACACCGCGCCCCGCACGGCGGGCACCTACCACGTCGTCGCCACGAGCAGCGCGGACGCGACGAAGAAGGCCACGGCGGACGTGGTGGTGACGGGCCCGGTGGGCACCACCAACAAGTGGGTGTCCGGCTACTACACGGGTTGGAACGCGGATGACTACCCGCCGGAGAAGGTGGACTTCAGCGCGATGACGCACATCATCGTGGGCCGCGTGACGCCGAACGCGGATGGCACGGTGAACGCCATCTTCGACAACTCGAACGGCTCCGCCATGGCGAAGACGCTCTCCACCCGCGCGCACGCCGCGGGGCGCAAGGCCATCATCATGGTGGGCGGCGCGGGCGAGCACGCCGGCTGGGTGGGCGCGGCCACCTCCGTGAACCGGGAGAAGTTCGTCCAGAACCTGCTCAAGGTGATGGACGACCACGGCTACGACGGGCTCGACATCGACTGGGAGCCGGTGGAGGAGGTGGACAAGCCGAACCTGCTCGCGCTGGTGCAGCGGCTGCGTCAGGTGCGTCCCAACATGCTGCTGACGTTCCCCATCGGGTGGATCAACAACAACTTCGCCACGGACGCGTCGCTCAAGTGGTACCCGCAGCTGGCCCAGTACCTGGACCAGGTGAACGTCATGTCCTACGAGATGATTGGCGTCTGGGACGGCTGGGATTCGTGGTTCACGTCCGCGCTCAAGGGCGAGTCCGGCACCCACCCGACGTCCATCGAGTCCAGCCTCAAGGCCTGGGTGGCCGCGGGCATCCCCAAGGAGAAGCTGGGCATGGGCATCCCGTTCTACGGCCTCGCGTGGCGTCACATCACCGGCCCGCGCCAGCCCTTCACCAACTGGTCCGACTACGTGGGCGGGGACAACTCCTTCACGTACAAGAAGATCCTCGCGCTCTCCAAGACGGGCAAGCTCCAGTGGGATGTGGCGGCGCAGGCCAACTACGTCACGTTCGACACGCCGGTGGAGGACGGCACGGTGCGCTGGATCACCTACGACGGTCCGGAGGCCATCCAGGCCAAGGGCCAGTACGCCAAGGCCAACGGCTACGGCGGCACCATCATCTGGACCATCAACCAGGGCTGCATCGACCCCGCGACGGGCTCCAACCCGCTGCTCACCGAGGTCAAGAAGGCGTTCCTCCAGTAACCGGGAGGGCCTGAAGCCAGACGGCCGCGTGGGCACCCGCCCGCGCGGCCGTTTTCATTCACGGGCAACGAGGACCGTCACGACGCGGAAGGCGGCGCGGCGGAGGACGGGGTGACGGGGCCCACCGGGTCCGGCCCTCCGGCGTAGACGCCCTGGTACGCGGGCGGCAGCAGCGCGGCCACCCGGCGCATCATCGCGTCCACCAGCGCCTGGCGCGCGTCGGCGGAGCCGGACACCTCCGGCTCCAGGTCCTCCATGCGGAAGGCGGGCCCGAAGGTGACGGTGACGTCGGCGTGGTAGAGCCGCTCGCCGCCCATGTCGGAGTCGTTGATGGGCATGAGCTTCTCCGTGCCCGTCAGCGCCACCGGCACGATGGGCACCCCCGCGCGCTTGGCGATGAGGCCCACGCCCTTCTTCGCCTGCAACAGGCCGGCGGAGCGGCTGCGCCCCCCTTCCGGGAAGATGAGCACGGACTGGCCGCCCTTGAGCAGCTCCACGCAGCGGCGCAGCGCTTCGATGTCCGGCGAGTTGGGCGTGATGTCGATGGTGTCCATCGTCTCCGCCGCCAGCCGCGTCATCACGGTGCCGTGCAGCTTCACGCCCGCGAGGAAGACGACCCGCCTGGGGCGCAGCGCCCGGTAGAGCGTGAAGCCGTCCGCGTTGGACAGGTGGTTGCAGATGAAGAGGCAGGGGCCGGCCGGCAGGTCCTTCAGGCCGTACACCTTCGCGTGGGACAGCCGGCCCCACACGCCATGCATCAGCGCGCGCACGACGTGGCGGCGGAGCCCGCGAGGCAGCAGCGACATCAGGGCGAAGAGAGCTCGAAGCACGGGCCGGCCCACGTCCTTTCCGGAAAACCCCTGGACCCTAGGGGAGTGATGGCTGGACGTCCTCCTGGAAGATGTAGTCCTGCCCGGCGGGGCGGGTCAGCGGTCCTCTGGGAGCGCCGGGCCGCCCGCCTGCCCTTCCGTCATCCAGCCAACGATGCGCCTGCCCCCAGGTCCCGGCGCGAGGCCCGGAAGCCAGCGCGCCGGTCCGCGCGGCCCCGCACCCCGCGTGTTATGGGAAGGCGCATGAGCGCCGAAGCCACGCCCTCCCGAGCGAAGCGGCCCGTCGAGTACGAGGCCACCGTCACCGAAGTGCGGTGGGAGACGCACGACACGGCGACGCTGCTGCTGGAGCTGGGCCCGGGGGCGGGGCCGCTCGACTACAAGGCGGGCCAGTTCCTCAACATCGACCCGCACCAGTTCCGGGCGCTCGCCCACCAGTGCGCGTACCTCCAGGAGCAGAAGAGGCGCAAGGAGCCGCCGCGCTCGTACTCGCTCGCCTCCGCGCCGCACGAGCGGCACGTGGCCATCACGGTGAAGGACGAGGAGTTCATCCCGGGCGTCACGCGCTACCCGCCGCTGTTGTCCCCGCTGCTGGTGCACGGCCGGCTGGTGGGGGCGAAGCTGAAGGTGACGGGCTTCATGGGGCCGTACGTGCTGCCGGACGACGTGACGGAGCGGACGGACCACGTGCTGCACGTGGTGGCGGGCTCCGGCGCGGTGCCGAACTTCGCCATCGTGAAGGACGCGCTGCACCGGGGGCTGAAGCTGCGGCACACGTTCCTCGCGTCCAACAAGACCTGGGGCGACATCCTCTACCGCGAGGAGCTGGCCGCGCTGGAGCGCGCCGCGCCGGACCGCGTGCGGGTGGTGCACACGCTCACGCGTGAGACGGACGAGACGAAGTACGGCCCCCAGGTGCGCAAGGGCCGCGTCGCGGAGGCGCTGTTGCACGAGCTGCTTCCGGACCGCGACACCTGCCTCGTGTACGTGTGCGGGCCCGCCATCACCCCGTGGGACCGGCGCAAGGCGCTGGAGACGCGCACGCCCGCCACGCCGCGCTTCATGGAGGCGGTGCTCGGCCACCTGCACGAGCTGGGCATCCCGGACAAGCGCATCAAGCGCGAGGCCTACGGCTGACAGGCCTCAGTGCGCGGACGCGGGGACGTCCACGGGCGGCAGCTGCTCCAGGAACGTCAGCACGCGGTCGGCCGTCTCGCGCGGCTTCTCCATCGGGAACAGGTGCGAGGCGAGCGGCAGCGTGTCCACCCGCGCGCGCTGCATCTCACCCTCCGCTCGCGCCAGCGCGTCGGGCAGGAGCGTGTCGGAGCGCTCGCCGCGCAGCACCAGCGTGGGCGCCGCGTTGGCGCGGATGAGCGTCCACGGGTCGGCGGGGAACGTCTCGAAGATGCGGGCCTCCCACTCGCGCGGGAAGCGCAGCCGGAAGTCCCCCGCCTCCGTGGGCACCAGGCCGTGCGTGATGTAGTCGCTGAAGCAGTCCGCGTCCCAGTCCTTGAACAGCTTGCGCTGGCGGTACGCCGTGGCCGCCTCCTCGCGCGTGGCCCAGCGGTCCCGCCGCCGCAGCGCGCCCCGCACGATGGCGGTGCGGTCCATGCGGCCCAGCAGCTTCATCAGGCGCAGCGCCCACAGCCGGGGCCCGGTGACGAGCACCGGATCCAACGCCACCACCGCGCGGAACAGCCCCGGGTTCGCGGCGGACGCCATCAGCGTGCTCGTGCCGCCCACGCTGTGTCCCACGCCCAGCACGCCGGAGCGCCCCCGCGCCTTCAGCTCGCGCGCCAGGTCCTCGCCCAGCTCCTGCCAGGTCGTGAGCGCCTTCGGGTCCTGGTCCGGCATCAGCGGCCGCGTGCGCAGGGACACCACGTGGTAGCGCGTCGCGAGCCGCGCGAAGAGCTTCCGGTACGTCTCCGGAGGGAAACCGTTCGCGCAGGCGAAGTGCAGGAGCGGTCCGCTCCCGCCCCAGTCATCCAGCTCCAAGGCCATGCCCCTTCCCATCGACCCTCCCCACCGCGTCACGGTGGAGGCACTTCACGGCGCGCCCCGCGCTCCTCCGGTGCCATGACGGCCACCGGAGCCGGCCCCACTCCGGGACGAGCCTCCGCGCCCTGCATTCAGACACCGCGCCCACCGCCCCGGGTTCCCGCGCCGCACGAGACCTCCGGCAGCGACGTCATCCTGACGGGGGCCCCTGACGTGCCCACGTCCTCCGACACCCGCGGCGGCCCTCCTTCAAGGGAATCAGCCACCTGGAGTGTCGTCCCGTGCGCGGCCCACGGCGGCCCGTCATGTAACGCCTGCCCGGCCGCCTTGCACGGCCGGGGTCGCCCTCCCCGGGATGGAGGGCACGCGGCCCCCACCCGTGAGGTCGCCTGCCCCGCCCTCCGGTCCAGGGACGGCCCGCTTGCGTTCAGGGCTCTGGCGGCGCCGCGTCCGGCGTGGGCTGGGCGTCCGAAGCGGGCTCGGACGGCTCCGGCGCTTCCTCGCCACCCACGTCCGAGCCACCCGCGCCCGCGGGCGTGATGCCCAGCAGCCGCGTCAGCCGGGGCTGCACGCCCGTCTCCGCCAGCAGCGCCTGGAGCTGGAGCCGCGCGCGCCGGTTGTCCCGGTGCACCCGACGCCCGAGGATGAGCTCGTTCTTCAACGAGTGCTCCCACCCGGTCAGCTCCGTCACCGTCACCTGGTAGCCGAACGCCTCCAGCGTCAGCGCGCGGATGACGTTCGTCAGGTGCGAGCCGAACTCGCGCCGGTGCCACGGGTGCTGGAAGAGCAGCGACATGGAGCCGGCCGGCTTCGCCTTCTTCTCCTTCAGCTGCGCGGCCACCTCCGCCTGGCAGCACGGCACCACCGCCACGTGGTCCGCGCCGTGCTTGATGGCCGCCACCAGCGCGTCGTCCGTGGCCGTGTCGCACGCGTGCAGCGCCATCAGCACGTGGATGCGCTCCGGGTACTCCGCCGCGTCGATGTGCGCCGTCTGGAAGCGCATCCGGTCGAAGTGCAGCCGCTCGGCGCGGCCCTTCGCGCGCTCCGTCAGGTCCGGCCGCCCTTCGATGGACAGCAGCTCACCGCCCGCCGCGTCCTTGAGGAACAGCTCGTAGACGACGAAGCCCAGGTACGCGTTGCCGCTGCCCGCGTCCACCACCAGCGGGTTCGCGTGGCGCGCCTGCACGTCCTCCATCGCGGGGCGCAAGAGGCCCACCAGGTGGTTCACCTGCTTGAGCTTGCGCAGCGCGTCCGCGTTGAGGTGTCCCTCGCGCGTGAGCAGGTGCAGCTCACGCAGGAGCGCCTGGGACTGGTCCGGCAAGAGCTCCTTGCGGACCTGCGGCGCCTTGACGTTCCGCCTCAGACGGACACCACTTCGGTGACCTCCGGGATCATCTCCCGGAGCCGGCCCTCGATGCCCATCTTCAGCGTCGCCGTGGACGACGGGCAGCCCGCGCACGAACCCTTCATGTGCAGGTACACGATGCCGTCCTCGAAGCGGTCCAGCGTGATGTCACCGCCGTCCTGCGCCACGGCCGGGCGGATCTCCTCGTCCAGGATGAACTGGATGCGCTGCTCCACCGTGCCGTCCGCGCTCGTCGCCTGACGCGCCGCCGCGACCGCCGCCTCGTCCACCACCGGCAGGCCTTCCGACAGGTGCGTGTCCAGCGTGGACATCACGGAGTCGTTGAGCTCGTCCCACTCGCCGGACTCGCCCTTCGTCACGGTGACGAAGTTCGTGCCCAGCATCACCGCCGTCACGCCCTGGATGTCCATGAGCCGGAGCGCCAGGGGCGACTTGGCCTGCGCTTCGTCCCGGTTGGTGAAGTTCACCGCGCCACCGCCCAGCAGCTTGCGGTCCACCACGTACTTCAACGTGCTGGGGTTGGGGGTCCACTCGAGCTGGATGTTCACTGACATGTGTTCTCCCTACGAAAGTCCGCTTCCTCTAAAGGGCGCCGGGCCCCATAGCAACCTGTCCGGCTGTCAGGCAAACGCCCCGCGTGATTCATTCACTCCGGATGGAGCCCGGCCCGTCACCGATGTAAGACAGGGCCCCTATGCCCTTCCCTCCGCGTCTCGCCCACCTCGCCACCAAGGCCGTGGTGGTGGCCAAGCTGGGCCCCACCTACGCGGACGCCCACCGCATTGACTCCGAGGAGGCCGCCCAGCGCCTGTCCACCGCCCTCTCCGGGCGCCTCCTGACCTCCCTGCTGGAGGCCACCTGGACGCAGATGCTCGGGAGCACGAAACGTCTCAAGGAAGAGGGCCTCCTGGAGAAGGTGGCCGCCACCCTGAGCGACCGGCCGCAGCGGCCGGGCAAGGTCGCCAACGTGACGGCCGGCTGGAGCGCCTTCCTCATCCTGGTGGACCTGGAGGTAGGCACCGCCAGCGACGCTGCCCGGCGCGTCATGGAGTCCGACGAGGGCCGCAAGCGGGCCGCCGCGGGCCTCACGGAGGTGGCCGGGTTCCTGGCCCAGGAGCTCACGCGCGGGAAGTAGACGGCGCCCTGGCCGCCGTGGCGGCAGCCGCCACCCGCCGTTATAGGCTGGCGCTCGCCACGTCCATGTCCGCCCCGCTCCCCACCACGCTGCGCCTGCTCCAGTCCATCACCGACGTTCCGGCGTCGGCGTGGGACGCGCTCGTGGACCCGGCGTCGGTGCCCTTCCTGGAGTGGGGCTTCCTCGCCGCCCTGGAGGAGAGCGGCAGCGTGGTGCCCGAGCGCGGCTGGCACCCGCGTCACCTCACCCTGTGGCGGGGCGCGCGCCTCATCGCCGCCGCGCCCGCGTACCTCAAGGACGACAGCCACGGCGAGTTCGTCTTCGACGCCGCCTGGGCCACCCTCGCCGAGCGCGCGGGCCTGCGCTACTACCCCAAGCTCGTCCTCGGCGTGCCCTTCACCCCCGCCACCGGCCGCCGCGTGCTGGTGGCCCCCGGCGAGGACGCCCCGGC
This genomic stretch from Corallococcus caeni harbors:
- a CDS encoding fatty acid desaturase family protein; its protein translation is MLAVPEPLSLDDSEAVTSRAFDRRALTASVRELSVVANGRGLWAVARQWLMIALCVAFVVQVDRWWAWVLAAVVISTRQHALLSLVHEAAHFHLLTNRKLNDVVADLLCAFPTNITTEGYRKEHAEHHRYVNTDRDPYWLTAQRDHAWMFPRTRWGTVLVLLGDMVGFFTLSHLRIVIPWSYTGRSMGKGGPPVSRAEHIRYVLWLAGLITFLTLTGGWLYYLLLWSVPSLTLMMMAFRIRAVVEHPFTPASPDETHETRDVAAATWFERFFIAPFNASYHLSHHLFPSVPYYHLPALHERLKQTELYRPGENHFQTYLGGEKSAWNFLTSSGRN
- a CDS encoding glycosyl hydrolase family 18 protein, with amino-acid sequence MRRQLIGFLVALGAMHTGCGGAPDFTSTAGDDDSLVTTGDALASASTMFDDALGSGWQDWSWATHSLGATSPVYAGTRSVSATFGPWKGLYFHHAGVPTTGYGFVELQVNAGATSNPAIALYASVGGVAKPPVALNPTCAGGTLKANAWTLCRMPLSTLGAANGTLDGLVVMENAGRTLPVMYFDNVRLAASTTAPSAPTGLKATGSTTDVALTWGAVTGATGYHVYRATSQTGTYARLTSSALTAASYKDTSAAVGTTYWYAVTALNAAGESAKSTAVSGKRTSSTTVTVSVTPTSATLALGGVQTFTATVTGSTNTAVTWSVLEGSTGGTVTSSGTYTAPRTAGTYHVVATSSADATKKATADVVVTGPVGTTNKWVSGYYTGWNADDYPPEKVDFSAMTHIIVGRVTPNADGTVNAIFDNSNGSAMAKTLSTRAHAAGRKAIIMVGGAGEHAGWVGAATSVNREKFVQNLLKVMDDHGYDGLDIDWEPVEEVDKPNLLALVQRLRQVRPNMLLTFPIGWINNNFATDASLKWYPQLAQYLDQVNVMSYEMIGVWDGWDSWFTSALKGESGTHPTSIESSLKAWVAAGIPKEKLGMGIPFYGLAWRHITGPRQPFTNWSDYVGGDNSFTYKKILALSKTGKLQWDVAAQANYVTFDTPVEDGTVRWITYDGPEAIQAKGQYAKANGYGGTIIWTINQGCIDPATGSNPLLTEVKKAFLQ
- a CDS encoding lysophospholipid acyltransferase family protein, which translates into the protein MLRALFALMSLLPRGLRRHVVRALMHGVWGRLSHAKVYGLKDLPAGPCLFICNHLSNADGFTLYRALRPRRVVFLAGVKLHGTVMTRLAAETMDTIDITPNSPDIEALRRCVELLKGGQSVLIFPEGGRSRSAGLLQAKKGVGLIAKRAGVPIVPVALTGTEKLMPINDSDMGGERLYHADVTVTFGPAFRMEDLEPEVSGSADARQALVDAMMRRVAALLPPAYQGVYAGGPDPVGPVTPSSAAPPSAS
- a CDS encoding oxidoreductase, whose amino-acid sequence is MSAEATPSRAKRPVEYEATVTEVRWETHDTATLLLELGPGAGPLDYKAGQFLNIDPHQFRALAHQCAYLQEQKRRKEPPRSYSLASAPHERHVAITVKDEEFIPGVTRYPPLLSPLLVHGRLVGAKLKVTGFMGPYVLPDDVTERTDHVLHVVAGSGAVPNFAIVKDALHRGLKLRHTFLASNKTWGDILYREELAALERAAPDRVRVVHTLTRETDETKYGPQVRKGRVAEALLHELLPDRDTCLVYVCGPAITPWDRRKALETRTPATPRFMEAVLGHLHELGIPDKRIKREAYG
- a CDS encoding alpha/beta fold hydrolase, producing MALELDDWGGSGPLLHFACANGFPPETYRKLFARLATRYHVVSLRTRPLMPDQDPKALTTWQELGEDLARELKARGRSGVLGVGHSVGGTSTLMASAANPGLFRAVVALDPVLVTGPRLWALRLMKLLGRMDRTAIVRGALRRRDRWATREEAATAYRQRKLFKDWDADCFSDYITHGLVPTEAGDFRLRFPREWEARIFETFPADPWTLIRANAAPTLVLRGERSDTLLPDALARAEGEMQRARVDTLPLASHLFPMEKPRETADRVLTFLEQLPPVDVPASAH
- a CDS encoding class I SAM-dependent methyltransferase, which translates into the protein MRKLKQVNHLVGLLRPAMEDVQARHANPLVVDAGSGNAYLGFVVYELFLKDAAGGELLSIEGRPDLTERAKGRAERLHFDRMRFQTAHIDAAEYPERIHVLMALHACDTATDDALVAAIKHGADHVAVVPCCQAEVAAQLKEKKAKPAGSMSLLFQHPWHRREFGSHLTNVIRALTLEAFGYQVTVTELTGWEHSLKNELILGRRVHRDNRRARLQLQALLAETGVQPRLTRLLGITPAGAGGSDVGGEEAPEPSEPASDAQPTPDAAPPEP
- a CDS encoding NifU family protein; translation: MSVNIQLEWTPNPSTLKYVVDRKLLGGGAVNFTNRDEAQAKSPLALRLMDIQGVTAVMLGTNFVTVTKGESGEWDELNDSVMSTLDTHLSEGLPVVDEAAVAAARQATSADGTVEQRIQFILDEEIRPAVAQDGGDITLDRFEDGIVYLHMKGSCAGCPSSTATLKMGIEGRLREMIPEVTEVVSV